In Brassica napus cultivar Da-Ae chromosome C2, Da-Ae, whole genome shotgun sequence, the sequence AATATGTGTAACCAGGGAAGGTTACTTGACGGGCAAGAAATTGCGGTGAAGAGACTATCAGAAATGTCAGCTCAAGGTACCAATGAATTCATGAATGAAGTCAGGCTAATTGCTAGGCTTCAGCACATCAACCTTGTACGGCTTCTTGGATGTTGCGTTGATGAGGGAGAGAAGATCTTGATCTACGAGTACTTGGAGAATCTAAGCCTCGATTCTCATCTCTTTGGTTAGTGCCTCAAGTCTCCACAAGAGTCAATACATTAATAAGTTTATGTTGTTAACGTACGATGTGTAGGTTTAACCAGAAGCAGTATGCTAAATTGGCAAATGAGATTTGATATCATCAATGGTATTGCCCGAGGAATTCTCTATCTTCACCGAGATTCATCCATTCGAATCATCCATAGGGATTTGAAAGCAAGCAACGTCTTGCTTGACAAAGATATGACTCCAAAAATTTCAGACTTCGGAATGGCTAGGATCTTTGGACGAGATGAGACGGAAGCTAACACAAGGAAGGTGGTCGGAACTTAGTAAGTAGTTAAAAAAACATcatcacatttttgaagcaaTTAAGAGCTACCCAAACACAGCTTAAAACCTGATAGCTATATTTTCTACGCAGCGGCTACATGTCCCCAGAATACGCTATGGAAGGGATATTCTCTATGAAATCAGATGTCTTTAGTTTTGGAGTCTTGCTTCTTGAAATTATAAGTGGCAAGAGGAATAAAGGATTCAACAACTCGGGCCGTGACAACAATCTTCTCGATTGTGTAAGCTTGAAACCTCTTTAACTTGATTGTGTTGCACGCACACTCAAAATATCTGAAGATATCACTTAAGAATAGATTTAACGTTTATGCACCAGGTGTGGAGGAATTGGAAAGAAGGTCAAGGTCTAGAGATTGTAGACACGGTCATCATAGATTCTTCCTCACCAACGTTCAGGCCACGTGATATCCAAAGGTGTTTACAAATTGGCCTCTTGTGTGTTCAAGCCCGTCCAGATGATAGACCATTTATGTCGGCAGTTGTTTTCATGCTGGAAAGCGAAGCAGCAGATATTCCTCAACCTAAACCGCCAGGTTATTGCGTCATAGGAAATTATTCGACTTGGAGTAAACAGCGAGACCGTGAATCTTGCACAGTGAACCAGATCACCATGTCGATTATAGACGCTAGGTAATGTGATGTAAAGCAACCACCCTTGATAGTGCTTAACACTAGCCTAAGACCGTAATACACGAGAACCTGAAAGAACCAAGAGAATTTCTAAGTATGAAGAATAATACGGAagaactttcaaaaaaatttagagaACTTTGAGTAGAACACTCTTTGGTATAGCGTGTGGTACCACTAAAAGTAACCTTATTATTATGTATACTAAAATGTAGTAGATAGTATATACCGTAGTTTCTGTATAAATTCCCTAAATTTCAGACgtcatttgaaaacaaaaaaaaacaaattaagccAATGATGTAATTCTTCAACAtcacaacatatttttttagcaaaaaaaaacatcacaaCATATGTATGTCActtaatatatatcatattatacATCGATAAATGGATTGCCCCAAGCAGAATTTCGAGAACGAGATAATAATAGAAGACTAGTGATTAATTTCTGTTGAACATGTTCGCTGACCATTGCAAATGAATTATCGGCTAATCGCTTGAGTTCCTCCAGAAGTCAACTTTAAATTATGGTGAAAATATAAATGAAGAGGATGTATATTGTGGATATCTTCAACTTAGTTGGTTTATTTTGAAAGTTGGATCAGAATAGTTGGTTTGTTTCCACGTTCTAGTTCAACTTAGGCATCCAAGTGGACTTTTAACCTTGTAGGCAAGTCAATAGGGGTCCTTTGAAGAAATCCACAATATAAAGTTTTGGAATATTCCGTGTAACTTGGAATTTTAGATTTTGACCCCTCTTAGGATGCAACGTCAAATCACATCGTTTATCATCGCAtaatctttttatataaaaccaAGGTAAGACATAGtagtatattattatattttggaacaAGTACGATTAATCTCATGTCAAAATAAGATTTAGGTTATGTGAAACCAAACGCATAATCAGCCGCCAGACGCAAGTTCATGCATTTCGATTTAAACATGTTTCTTTTCATTTCAACCAGAAAGGCCATTCTAAAACATACCAAATTCAAATCCTTTTATGTTGTCTTCcttgtttagaattttaaacGAAAAAGCCAAATGAAAAGCCGTCTTTGACTATTCATGATAAGAAGAGTTTTTATTACACGTGGGCGTTATACAAGCTGTGGTATCTATTTAGTCAAGTTCTTCTAGCCTATTTGCGTTCCTACCTCACTCAGCACGTCATGATAAAAGATTAAAGACAACAGCTATAGTTGCTAAAAGAAAAGACAACAACTATTCTTCGGATAGCTCCATATATAATACACGACCCAAACTCATAAATTGGGCCTAAAAGAATTAGCCCAATAAGTAGCTGCCCATTGACTAATGAAAACCACATCCGCATTGTGAAGCTTAAACTATAAAATGGGgaacattatattaatcaacaaaaaactTAGTGGTTGTAGTTAGTTTTCAACCAAATGTGAATGGGGGATGGGGCATTGTGAAGCTTAAACTACACGTGTTCCTAAATTTTCAACAAAACTAAGAAAGATTTAGATTTTTGTATGCGGTACTTGCCCCACCTAGTCATCATCTAAGTCTGTCCCTGCCAGCAACCATGTATATAGATTAGGACGAGACACGGAATGGTTATCCGGATTTTCgaaagtatttgtgatttgtttcgtaTGATACagatatctaattttttgatttgctttgcttcgaaaaaatatggatatccggaaaataaatagatatttacggatatttacgaatacttacggatatctcatccgttttgattaatacaaataatcttaaaaattcgatacaaatttgtttttaaaaatatttttttgcatgatatataaaataaaagttaaaaaagtaacgaaactacatattttgtagaatttaaacttaattaacaattataataacacaacgcttaaaaaaagttataatttcataatttttttttaatgtaatacttttatataagtaataataagaataaaattcGTCGAATCATACGTTAGAATACTAATCATATAAacttattcatttaaaacttttatataatcaagatataaatatatttatatattaccgGATCAGAACGGATACCTGCTTTccgaaattttaatatttgtgattttcttCGATTTTAAcgaatattaatttttagtatttgctttacttcgaaagtttacggatatctagaatttttggataaaattgaaatgaataacgaatcaaatcaaatttaacggataaaataTCTAGCACTAATATAGACGTGACTTAAGTTCATAAAACAGTACAAAAATAATACAGTAGTAATTTAAAACTCACCGACAAAAAGATAACACAAGTTCAGTAGCAAAATTACAAACCCAAAAACCACGTGACCTTGGTAATtaccataaatttttaatacatgAAATAGCACTGTAATAATAATCCCCGGTCTTAATTAAGTTTTAGAAACGTAATTAAATCACGGTTTAACACAATATTACGAAAATGCAAGTGGACGGACAAAGCGGCAGATCTTTTGTTCTACCTCCGGCAACGAGTGATGGACGAGCAGCCTCGAGTGTAGGGATGAACTGGACCTCTAGCTCTGAAGCAGTTGTGAGTGTAGTAAGACCTTCCAGATCTCGGAGGACACGGGACTCTGTTCGCCGACAATGCACCGTAGGAGATGTAGTATCTCCTCCTTTTCCAGTACAACGACCGTCGATCTGATACACCGACGTCGTCGTCTTCGTCCTCCTCCGCATCTTCAAAGCTTTCTATGTCGAATGCGTCGCCGTGAGAGGTCGGCCATTCGAATCCGTGGCCAAGAAGAACCAAGGGTGGGTTTTCGGGGAGAGGTTCAGATCTCGGGAGTGaaatgaagagaagagagacaatgatgatgaggaggaggtTAAGAGACGGAGCTTCCATGGCAATGCTGGAGAAGAAAGCGACTAAGAAGTAAGAAGAGAGCAGCAGGTCACACACACGAGAAGTGGTGACTTGACAGAGATTAAACAGCTGTGAAGCTAAGAGGAGTTCTAAATTAATGCGACCTTGTTGAGGCTTTTCGGGTGTGTTTACGGACGATGGGTTATCACGTGGGGCCACGGTGTAAGAATATTATAAGAGCATTTCCAACGGTGTTACTAACATTGAAATccttaagtatatatatatatatatatttttttaagagttAAAGATTGTAATGAAATTTGTATGTCCAATGGTGTTACCACCATTGGAatccttaagaataaaaaattaataaatttctaaaaaatttaaaaaaataattattatttttctattagtaactatcattaaaaacaaaacataagaaaactaaaaatttattttttgcatgattaactttcataaaaaaaaatgaaaacatgttaaatttagatatatatttttggatgaGTAACTATCAGTAAGAAGAAAAAAGACTAAAAACAtgatgaatttaaatttaaatttttatttattacatgattaaacatataaaattacaataacTATTAATTTTCATCGccaaatttgttccaaatattttcaattaaatcaTTCTTCATTTGGTGATGTGTTTCCGTCATGCGAACCTGAAACCGAATGGCACGCATTTCATTGATGCTTGGAGGGATGTCTGTACCACGAGACTTATGCACTCGTGAATTGCTGGCTACAtctccttcttcaaattcagatGTATCGTACTGAGTgttgtatccatctcgttcattttcgactatcatattgtgcaatatgatacatgctctcatagtCTTCCCTATCTGTTCCTGGTCCCATGAAAGTGCCGGGTTTTTCACAATCGCAAATTGAGCTTGTAAaactccaaaagcccgctccacatcttttcggATTGATTCTTGAAGTTTAGCAAATAACTCTGCTTAAGGTAGAAACCACTTAAGTAGCATTTAACAGACAAACACTTACTAGTCTACGTTTATATTCTAAAGACAAACATTTACTAGTCTACGTTTTTATTATAAAGACAAACACTTACACAACTACTCTACGTTTTGTTTCTAAAGACAAACATTTACTAGTATGCAATCACAACAACTATACATTTTAATTACTCAAAGAAAAGCGAGTTCGAAGTTGTTTCTGCATTACCTTCTAAAGGTCAAACATTCGGTTTTTCATCCTCTGAAGCTCCTCCTGAAGACACATGAGATAACAGAGTCACaagtttatacaaaaatatgaataataatTCAGAAACAGAAGGACCGAAGCTTACCAGGCTCGATGTTAGGACGTTGTCTTTCTCCTCAGCCCACTTCATCATGACCACCatacatattataaataatacacTAACCAACACACTAACAACCAATGGATAGCCATTTGCAATCCCAAATTTCTTCTTAGCTAACTCCCCCACACTCTTCTCTAACTTAACAAGCTtctcatcaatgtcctcccccacACTCTTCTCTAACTTAACAAGCTTCTCATCAATGTCATTAGCTTGATCCTTAACCTCCCTCAGTTGTCTCTGATAGTCATGCAACTCCTCCGTGACGGCCACATCCCACCATTTCCAAATATGGCACTCTCCGTCATCCGCATTCTCCCAAGTGAAGTACCTTCTCCCTATATCTTTGCTTGGGTGAGCTGCTGCAACAACAGGCTCCCCACCACAGTAGCAGGTCTTCGGGATTCCATCATCACACTCAGGTTGAGGAGGGTACTGAACCGGCTCTACTATATGGTGGCTACTCTCAACTTCCTCCCAGTAGAGGTCGGCTTCGGCTTGAAGAAGCGATGTTATATCTATATCATACTCCTCTGATGATGAAGGCTGGCTGTAGCTATATCGTCCCATGTTTCCTTAACCTAAAAGAAGAGCAACAAAGCCGTTAAAACAAATCACATAATCAAAGCACTTTTCGCCAACATTTGTATAAGCTCAACAGACTCAGAGCACATAGGAGAAGAAGATTACTCCCTAATTGAAAGACTAATCTTTTGCAAACACTTATTAGAAACGAAAATATCCCCCAAACGATTTAAACCCGTATCGTTTTTAAACGttgattagaaaaaaaagaatcccTAAATCGATTCAAACAAAAATCGTTATCAAACGCTAACTTCTCTCCCAAAATTCTATAAATcgattgaaaacaaaaatccaaaacccTAATTGCCGACGAAAACAACATGAACCCTAGCGTAAATCCATAAATCAAGAAGAGGACCCTTCCATTTACCTTCGATACCGTCGAGAACCCTTCGAGTATCCTCTTTCACCGACGAGAACCCTTCGATTGATCTTCTTTACCGTCGACACCAATATCGCCTTATCGccttctctgatttttttttcccgtCTTCACTCCAAATGAGATGAAATCGCGAAACCCGTGAAGAGACGGAACCAATTCCCCTGCCACGTCAACAAGGACTAACCAATTTTAATCCTTAGCTTAGGACTCATCCTTAGCTTATCTAAGGTAAATAATGTTATTATATTGTTAATAGTTAAGGATTAACACCTAAGGACTGAGTATAAACCGCCGTTGCGGTTGCTCTAAGAGATGTGACTCTGATTGGTTGTGAACCATTGCATCATCATCAATGGGCTGGGCTTTCTTATTGTTTTAAGCTATTCATCGTCTAATGGGCCTTTTGGTTATTATCAACATTTTCAAAGTGACATTCGAGGCTACTTTGTTTTGGACCTACTCCGGTCTATttctcaagagagagagagatacattATACATAGCATGTAAAAGATGCTATTAAAGAAAAAGTGGAGGGTTTGTACGCAGATGATAATGCTACAACTACAACCGGGGAAATTGCAGCAGCGTTAAAGGAACTCTCTGATGCTTTTAAGGCAGAAGAAATATTCTGGAAACAGAAGAGTCGGGTGTTTTGGCTGAGAGAAGgtgacaaaaatacaaaaaaatttcatGCTTTAACAAAGCAAAGAAGAGCAAGGAATAAAATCACACAGATCATAGATGCAAATAGAAATATAGTTGAGGATGAATAAGGattagtagccattgctactagctaCTTTAGGCAGATCTTTGAATCATCAAATCCATAGGATATTGAAGAGGCATTAGCTCAAGTTCATACGACGATCACTGGAGCAATGAATGACAACCTAATAGCCCCGGTCTCTGAATGGGAGGTCAAATTAGCGCTATTTGCTATGCATCCAGAAAAGGCCTCAGGaccagatgggatgactgcGCTTTTCTATCAAAAATTCTGGGATATAGTAAAGAAGGATTTAACTATTATggttaataaattattttttgaggGGACGGTGGCGAATGGActgaatgatacaaatatatgtctcATCCCAAAGACAAGAAAGCCTAATGAAATGGCTCAGTTTAGACCCATTAGCTTGTGCAACGTCAGCTACAAGATAATCTTTAAGGTCTTATGCCATAGATTAAAGAAAGTGCTACCAAGCTTGATATCGGAAACCCATTCAGATTTTGTTGCTGGGAGACAGATTTTCAGACAACATTATGATTGCTCAAGAAATGTTCCACGCTCTGAGAACTAAACCAAGTGGACGCAGTAAAAGGATGGCCATCAAGACagacatgagcaaagcatatgacAGGATGGAATGGTCATTTATTGAAGCAGTCATGCGCAAGATGGGTTTCTCAGAAACATGGATCACCTGGATAATGTGATGTATTACGTAAGTGAAATATAAGGTCCTCATGAATGGAGAGCCAAAAGGAAATATTGTTCCAGGTAGAGGTCTACACCAAGGatatcctttgtctcctttcatttttattctatgcacggaagcgctcgctagccttctcaatcatgcagagaaccaagggaagataacggggatgcgcGTCACACACACGTGTCCGtcggtatcccaccttctctttgctgatgatagccttttcttctgtaaggcggagtcccatgaatgtgaagaagtaatgaaagtagtcaggaaatatgGTAAAGCATCAGGCAATGCATTAACTTTGATAAATTgtccttactctttggtaagcggATCAATGCAGCCACTAGACAAGAGATTAAAGATGCACTGGGAATACAAAATGAAGGTGGAATGGGAACCTACTTAGGTATTCCAGAGGACATAAGTGGCTCCAAGTGTAAGCTCTTTGCTTCTAAAGGATAAATTGATGcatagagtgaatggatggaTATGCAGATGGCTCtcaaaaggaggaaaggaagtgCTAATTAAATCCATCATGCTCGCTCTCCCGAAATATGTTATGTCTACATTCCTGCTCCCattggagatatgtgaaaatCTAGCGAGTGCCATTGCTCATTTCTGGTGGAGTTCGAATCCACCAAAAAGAGGATTACACTGGGTAAAATGAGAGAAAGTCTGTTTACCGAGAGAGGAGGGTGGCATAGGTTTCCGTATGATTCATGAGTTCAATCTGGTACTTTTGGCAAAACAACTATGGAAGCTAGTTcaatttcctgattctttggtGGCAAGGGTCTTAAGAAGAAGATATTACCGATTGAGCTCTCCACtgagagtaaactcgaccagTAACCCATCATATGTGTGGACTAGTATTTCTGCTACAAGGAAATTACTACTACTGGCTATTAGGCAGAAGATCCATTTAGGCTATGAAGTCAAGTAATGGGAGGATCCGTGGATCCCAACGACCCCTGCGAGACCAGCCATTCCTATAGCACCCATTATGCATCCTAATATGAGAGTCAGCGATCTTATTAATCAGGTATCAATGGGTTGGGATGTTAATCTCTTGGGAAAATATGTCAATCTTGATGATACACACTTATAAGAAGTTTGGCTGTAAGCTTAACTCATCATCGTGATACATTCTGCTGGAACTACACAAGGAATGGACAATACACAGTTAAATCTGGTTAATGGGTGGCTCAGAATTTATTAACGATAGAGGATGAAAAGGAAGTTTTGGAGCCAAGTATCACTAAGCTTCAAGCCTCCTTTGCTTGGAAATTAAAGGTGCCTaagaagatatgtcatcttatatgacaattgttaactggtcatgtggcagtaacAAGGAACTTAGCAAGACGCAATATGAGGTGTGAAAACTACTGCCCAAGATGCGGAGAACCTGGAGAATCAGTAACCCATGCCATCTTTGAATGTCCACCAGCTCTGCAGGCCTGGTCATTATCATCAACTCCAACAAGTCCAAATTTGTTCCCAGTATCAAGCGTCTACACAAACATGGATTACCTATTCTGGAGGAAAAACATAGTCATTGAGCAAGAACAAGACAGAGAtccttatccttggataatCTGGTATATCTGGAAGGCTAGGAATGACAAAATTTTCAGGGGGATAGACAGAGACCCATTAGAACTGGTTAGGTATCCAGAAAGTGAATGTCAAGCCTGGTTTGATGCGAATGAAGTGCCACAACCAGTGATACATGAGAACAATACTGAGGAACCCgaagtcttaagcttgggtaatatttgcttgttagatggatcttggacatctGCTGCTCactttagtggatgtggatgagtatggcggggggggggggggggaacaTACAGCTTATGGGGACCAAAATTATCACTCGACGCGAATCAGCCCTGCATTCGGAACTAGAAGCACTGCGATGGGCAATGaagaatatgcttcaacactcgACATGTCAGAGCTTTGGGACAGACTGTAAAGACCTGATCGCAATGATAAAGGAACCTCATGCTTGACCAAGCTTTGCGAcggaattggagaggatagagacgctTGAAATATGCTTCCCGGACTTCAGCATCACGCATGTACCAAGAGCGCACAatcagatttcagattttttagctaaaacTGCAAAATCTTTCCATAAAGAGTTACTTTTTATTGGGTGttttattccggtctggttacccatgCTACTTCTAGCTTGAGTAAAAGAATGACCtttcgacgtcaaaaaaaaaaaaccttgtcGATAAATTTGCAAATCACCAGCATGAATCCACTGTTAACTATAAATAAATTCTAAAAGGAAACATTAAGGACCTCTGATGATTGGGAATGTTCCCTTTTTAGTTTGACAAACTTGAAATAAACATTTAGGTTTAATAAGTAAACATACATATGATATATTTAGTGTgacaacaacaaaaaggtcACACACACACAAGCCTGTAAGCTGAAAACATCTATCACTAAtgcttaaaaatatttcattaacaaAGATAAGATATATTGATAGTAGTTTCTAATTTACAACCCACTCCAAAACCATGGAGAGTCTGACATTAGAACCATCACATACATAGCCTAAAACAGGAAGAATAAGGTCAAAAGACTCTTAATAgttccatttttttatatttgaaattaattgtACCGTCCctagaatcattttttttcttctttcttcaacatcaatataataatagtaaaattaaaaataatcatcATCTAAGAATCTGTGCATTGCCCACCATCTGATGAGTCCCCATTGTTCCACACCCTTTCATAACCACTCCTCCGCCGCCACCACCACTCACCGCCCCCGTGACTCCACCACCGCCGACCAACACCCTACCTCCTCCCCCGCTGTTAACCACGGCTTGCCCCTCCAGGGATTGCACTTGTTTCTTTAGAAACTTCACGTAATGAATAGCTTCGTCGAGCATGGAAGCCGTATCCATCTTGGTTCCACCAGGAACAAGCCGTTGCAAAATACGGATCCTCTCGCTTATCCTTTCCCTTCGGTGCCGAGCAGCCACACTCTGTGGATCTTTAGAGATCCTCACGTTCCTCCTCTTAGGTGGCTTTACAGCCTCGGGATCGATATGTATCGGTTGCATCACGGCGATACGAAAGATCATCTCTCGCATAGCTGCCATGTTCGCGCTATTGTTTCTTTTGTCGTGCAGAACGGAAGAGTAAGCTGTGttgggagagagagaagaagggtTTGTGAGTAATCCGGAACCGTACCGGAAACCGGGTTCATAGGTCATTGAGTCAGGATGGTTGTGGTTTGAGTTGAACAGAAAAGGGTAagtgttattgttgttgttgtggtcGATGAAAGAGGGGTTTGTGTTACAGAACTCAGGAAGCTTCTCCATTTGTTGCATCATGTTCATTATGTCAGAATCCATGGAGAAATAGAGATGGGGAAGCTGTTGAAATGGGAATGGAGAGTAACTAAGAAAAGCTTACAAGAAAATGAAATTTAGggctttttttctttcttttagatGATTGATGATTGATGATGAGAGAAAGAGATGGTAAGAAATGGCAATGGTACTACTGCCCAATCAGAACTCAAGTAATACTACAGAAGAAGTGGAAGGATTTATATAGCCACTTGTGGCCCATCCTCTTCTTTTAacttatactatatatatatattttaatataaagaaATTCTTCATATTTTCAACTCTCAATTTCTGTGTACTtgtctatatatacatatatgtgtgtataCATTCAATATTCAAATTTGTCTTATTGTCTCAGTGCAAATTCCAGTTTCACAAATGCATTCAAATTaactatcaatactattaaattagaaaCATGTCATATTGATAATAGTTGAGTCCAACTTAAAATATAACTGCATTTAAAATCAATATTAcgtgtttaaatattaaaactacaTAATCTACATATTACGAAAATGGTTATTAAACTAACTTCTCCTTTAATTCCTATATTCTCGGGACCGTCACTCTTATCAATACTAACTAATTAAATTCCACGGTTACATTCCAGGTTTTGTATATTTGATGAACATACCAAAGTATCACTCGGTTGAATCTGTAATCATTTCCAGGTTCtgtaactaattaaaaaatagttaattgTCTCAAAATCACTTTCCAATTACCCTTTATagaatatccaaaattttaaaagtcaCGTCTACCGTATTCTAAAACAAGATTTAGAATTCACggttacataatatatttgagCGGGTGGAAGAATATGACCATAagattgaaatatatatatatatatatatatatatatatatatatatatatatatatatatatttaatatatgtgtgtgtgtttagaTGCTCACTCGATTTGGTGTAATGTTGAGGCCTGAAAAACTGGACAACAAAACCATAATTGTAATCTttataacacttttgaaaatcataatgtatttatatataacgaGTGGGTTGGTCGCAAAATTTTGTTTAGTGGAGACGTAAGCTATGGAAAAGCGTATGTGCATCAGTTCATGTAGGAGTTACTATAAGTAGAATTATTACGTGACTTATCTTGCTTGGGAAGCAGAAACAAAAACGCAGAAGTAACGAGTAATAAAAGATCGTTACATTTACTAAGATCGATGATGACCGTCGATCCACGCAGGTATTGACCATAAGATCTTAGATCTCATATAG encodes:
- the LOC106431214 gene encoding transcription factor HEC1-like, producing the protein MDSDIMNMMQQMEKLPEFCNTNPSFIDHNNNNNTYPFLFNSNHNHPDSMTYEPGFRYGSGLLTNPSSLSPNTAYSSVLHDKRNNSANMAAMREMIFRIAVMQPIHIDPEAVKPPKRRNVRISKDPQSVAARHRRERISERIRILQRLVPGGTKMDTASMLDEAIHYVKFLKKQVQSLEGQAVVNSGGGGRVLVGGGGVTGAVSGGGGGGVVMKGCGTMGTHQMVGNAQILR
- the LOC106431209 gene encoding protein RALF-like 34, with the translated sequence MEAPSLNLLLIIIVSLLFISLPRSEPLPENPPLVLLGHGFEWPTSHGDAFDIESFEDAEEDEDDDVGVSDRRSLYWKRRRYYISYGALSANRVPCPPRSGRSYYTHNCFRARGPVHPYTRGCSSITRCRR